The following proteins are encoded in a genomic region of Montipora foliosa isolate CH-2021 chromosome 10, ASM3666993v2, whole genome shotgun sequence:
- the LOC137973380 gene encoding uncharacterized protein encodes MFILRRKKICSTRQSCAILWVFLSALALSALLNFGSDLSVSGTLQRLFIKAPQPGAHDSGGLLPQLRFTHLQPLVNMFANLTHVKPSRSDCMFSTTEFSDLKELETKQTIFLLIIVSTAPSRQERRDAIRQTWWTKCHGEVRCKFFTDGIQIPKQDKANLANEKSIYKDIEFQPVVGGRTFGLRYLYQMMWAAVKYKFTYFLRLDDDYFLCLERLKFELRHRPTKILSWGRYHCDTGLIYMDEAWTLFTNDVIVRFLSQDPQRILCHPHADQQLPIWINSVFNKSDNLIHFDDQRLHHTKGPEKVKMFEKLTNACDSFMGIHGSSPELMQRFWKYSNDNAKEVTALTGILQTCKKPFTFDVSRMGKAFRFDPRPCIQNPQWRPGEIMWTGINSGAKKGSLPCP; translated from the exons ATGTTTATACTTcgcagaaagaaaatttgctcAACTAGACAGAGTTGCGCTATCCTTTGGGTATTTCTCTCCGCTCTCGCGTTGTCTGCGCTGTTGAATTTTGGTAGCGACCTCTCCGTTTCTGGAACTCTCCAGAGGTTGTTCATCAAAGCACCgcaaccaggagcccatgataGTGGTGGTCTCCTGCCACAACTAAGATTCACACACCTTCAACCACTTGTGAACATGTTCGCTAACTTGACGCATGTAAAGCCCAGTAGAAGCGATTGTATGTTTTCAACAACGGAATTCAGTGATTTGAAAGAGCTCGAGACAAAACAAACCATCTTCCTTCTTATTATTGTATCTACGGCGCCTTCAAGACAAGAGAGGAGAGATGCAATAAGGCAGACATGGTGGACGAAATGTCACGGAGAG GTGCGGTGCAAGTTTTTCACTGACGGCATTCAAATACCCAAACAGGATAAAGCGAACCTTGCCAATGAAAAAAGCATTTACAAAGACATAGAATTTCAACCAGTTGTTGGCGGCAGAACGTTTGGCCTTCGATATCTCTACCAAATGATGTGGGCTGCGGTCAAGTACAAATTCACGTATTTCCTCCGACTAGATGATGACTATTTCCTGTGCCTTGAGAGGCTCAAATTTGAGTTACGCCACAGGCCTACCAAGATATTAAGCTGGGGCCGGTATCACTGTGATACAGGTCTCATTTATATGGACGAGGCTTGGACGCTATTTACTAATGACGTCATTGTGCGCTTTTTGTCTCAAGACCCTCAGCGAATCCTTTGTCATCCACACGCGGATCAGCAACTTCCTATTTGGATTAACAGCGTCTTTAATAAAAGCGACAATTTAATTCATTTTGACGACCAAAGGCTTCATCACACTAAAGGACCAGAGAAAGTGAAGATGTTTGAAAAGTTGACCAACGCGTGCGACTCCTTCATGGGCATTCATGGAAGCTCGCCAGAATTAATGCAGAGATTTTGGAAGTACAGTAACGATAACGCCAAGGAAGTCACTgctttaactggaattttacaAACATGTAAAAAGCCTTTTACATTTGACGTATCTAGAATGGGTAAAGCCTTTAGATTTGATCCCAGACCCTGTATACAAAACCCACAATGGAGGCCCGGAGAAATAATGTGGACAGGGATCAATTCTGGGGCCAAGAAAGGTTCTCTTCCATGCCCTTAA